A genomic stretch from Streptomyces sp. QL37 includes:
- a CDS encoding GAF domain-containing protein, with translation MDGTDLDLRTTLQHIVDTAAALAGARYGALALLHGEDRHVTDLFTTGLSEGERRAASPLLDGRTGMLGALVDEAQAVRVDDLTAGPHPRTLPEPLLPMRSFLGAPVRVHTEVLGSLCLTAGEPGRFTDTESALLRLLASQAAAAISGAHLYEAARQREHWIEGAAAVTRALLTGAGTTDALTTVAERARVLADAAAGVILQPTPGGGMEIVAASTLDDPAGLVGTAIEPGSPVLVQLLGGEEVFIEDSATDERMTTPVRSRFGPSMMLPLENGGRLIGTLALPRRRGEAPYTAMDRQLASQFASQAALALVMADAQHYREQLAVYEDRDRIARDLHDLVVQRLFATEMMLESTRRKDLAGDTGTAELLGHAVDELDSTIQEVRTAIFALQQPPAEAPTTFRGRVLRETGGAAAVLGFQPSVQFTGAVDALVREPVNGELLDVLRGALAAAHRRTDVSAVEVEVDATARMPDGRAAVRLVVADDGRTEDGGRSPTVTWQAPL, from the coding sequence GTGGACGGGACGGATCTCGACCTGCGGACCACCCTCCAGCACATCGTGGACACCGCGGCTGCGCTGGCCGGGGCGCGTTACGGCGCCCTGGCCCTCCTCCACGGGGAGGACCGCCATGTCACCGACCTGTTCACCACCGGCCTGTCCGAGGGCGAGCGCCGAGCCGCGAGCCCGCTCCTGGACGGGCGTACGGGGATGCTCGGGGCCCTCGTGGACGAGGCCCAGGCCGTACGCGTCGACGATCTGACAGCAGGTCCGCACCCCCGCACCCTTCCGGAGCCGCTCCTCCCGATGCGCTCCTTCCTCGGGGCGCCCGTCCGGGTGCACACCGAGGTGCTCGGCAGCCTCTGCCTCACCGCCGGGGAGCCGGGTCGCTTCACGGACACCGAGTCGGCGCTGCTCCGGCTGCTGGCCTCCCAGGCCGCCGCGGCGATCAGCGGCGCCCATCTGTACGAGGCGGCACGGCAGCGGGAGCACTGGATCGAGGGAGCGGCGGCCGTCACCCGGGCGCTGCTGACCGGAGCGGGTACGACGGACGCCCTCACCACCGTCGCCGAGCGGGCCAGGGTGCTGGCCGACGCGGCGGCCGGGGTGATCCTCCAGCCGACCCCGGGCGGCGGGATGGAGATCGTCGCCGCCTCCACGCTGGACGATCCGGCCGGCCTCGTCGGCACCGCCATCGAGCCGGGCTCCCCCGTCCTCGTGCAGCTGCTGGGCGGCGAGGAGGTCTTCATCGAGGACTCCGCGACGGACGAACGGATGACGACGCCCGTACGGTCCCGGTTCGGCCCCAGCATGATGCTGCCGCTGGAGAACGGGGGCAGGCTCATCGGCACGCTCGCCCTCCCGCGGCGGCGCGGCGAGGCCCCGTACACGGCGATGGACCGGCAGCTCGCCTCCCAGTTCGCCTCCCAGGCCGCGCTGGCCCTGGTGATGGCTGACGCGCAGCACTACCGGGAGCAGCTGGCGGTCTACGAGGACCGCGACCGCATCGCCCGCGACCTGCACGATCTCGTCGTTCAGCGGCTGTTCGCGACGGAGATGATGCTGGAGTCGACCCGCCGCAAGGACCTGGCGGGCGACACCGGGACCGCCGAGCTGCTCGGACACGCGGTCGACGAGCTGGACTCCACGATCCAGGAGGTCAGGACCGCGATCTTCGCGCTCCAGCAGCCGCCGGCCGAGGCCCCCACGACCTTCCGCGGCCGGGTCCTGCGCGAGACGGGCGGAGCGGCGGCGGTGCTCGGCTTCCAGCCGTCGGTTCAGTTCACCGGCGCGGTGGACGCCCTGGTGAGGGAGCCGGTGAACGGCGAACTGCTCGACGTGCTGCGCGGCGCCCTGGCCGCAGCGCACCGGCGGACGGACGTGTCGGCCGTCGAGGTCGAGGTGGACGCGACGGCGCGGATGCCCGACGGGCGGGCGGCGGTGCGGCTGGTGGTCGCGGACGACGGGCGCACCGAGGACGGCGGACGGTCGCCCACCGTCACTTGGCAGGCGCCGCTCTGA
- a CDS encoding Lrp/AsnC family transcriptional regulator, giving the protein MDRLDREILGILQEDARISYRDLGVRVGLSANAAGDRVRRMRRDGVIRGFTVIVDPAADTRSGLVVFIDVSLRLDTTNEEFERSVLTLPGITEVVHVTGGHDYLVRATAADPGSLDTLLRRLKKDAGVAHSNTRIALRAAPAK; this is encoded by the coding sequence ATGGACCGGTTGGACAGAGAGATCCTCGGCATTCTCCAGGAGGACGCCCGGATCTCGTACCGCGATCTGGGCGTACGCGTGGGGCTCAGTGCCAACGCGGCGGGCGACCGCGTGCGCCGGATGCGCCGCGACGGGGTGATCCGCGGCTTCACGGTCATCGTCGACCCGGCCGCCGACACCCGTTCGGGCCTCGTCGTCTTCATCGACGTGTCGCTGCGTCTGGACACGACCAACGAGGAGTTCGAACGCTCGGTGCTCACCCTGCCCGGCATCACCGAGGTGGTGCACGTGACGGGCGGCCACGACTACCTCGTACGCGCCACGGCGGCAGATCCAGGCTCCCTGGACACGCTGCTGCGAAGGCTGAAGAAGGACGCGGGCGTCGCCCACTCCAACACCCGGATCGCCCTCAGAGCGGCGCCTGCCAAGTGA
- a CDS encoding NarK/NasA family nitrate transporter → METTAKQAPAPDRKQSAAAYRNLIMATIGFTLTFWAWNLISPLSGDFKERLGLSSFQQSLLVAVPVLVGSLGRIPAGALTDKFGAKLMFPVVSALTIVPVLLLIPAKDSYGAMLAVGFLLGLGGTTFAIGIPLVNSWFPPAKRGLALGVFGMGMGGVALSGYFTPRIAKHSENLPFWIVAGALLVYSLLAAVLISDHPERKIPADSLAHRLGEASRLRVTWELSALYAIGFGGIVAFGVYLPTYLKTWYEMSPTEAGTKAAGFALVTVIFRPIGGWLSDRAHPALVTAGALLLAALMAIVQAFDPPLDPLGTIALLCMAAGLGTASGSVFALVSQVTPQAKVGSVTGIVGAMGGLGGFVPPLVMGAIYSAKDSYSIGFMLLSDLALAGAVYAYGRMRTIQRDG, encoded by the coding sequence GTGGAGACAACCGCCAAGCAGGCCCCCGCCCCGGACCGGAAACAATCCGCAGCCGCCTACCGGAACCTGATCATGGCCACGATCGGATTCACGCTCACCTTCTGGGCGTGGAATCTGATCTCCCCCCTGTCCGGCGACTTCAAGGAGCGGCTCGGTCTGAGCTCCTTCCAGCAGTCGCTGCTGGTGGCGGTGCCCGTGCTCGTCGGCTCGCTCGGCCGGATCCCGGCGGGCGCGCTGACCGACAAGTTCGGCGCCAAGCTGATGTTCCCGGTCGTCTCGGCGCTGACGATCGTCCCGGTGCTGCTGCTCATCCCCGCGAAGGACTCCTACGGGGCGATGCTGGCCGTCGGCTTCCTGCTCGGGCTCGGCGGCACGACGTTCGCGATCGGCATCCCCCTGGTCAACTCGTGGTTCCCGCCCGCGAAACGGGGTCTCGCGCTCGGTGTGTTCGGTATGGGCATGGGCGGCGTCGCGCTGTCCGGCTATTTCACGCCGAGGATCGCCAAGCACAGCGAGAACCTGCCGTTCTGGATCGTCGCCGGGGCGCTCCTCGTCTACTCGCTGCTCGCGGCGGTCCTCATCAGCGACCACCCGGAGCGCAAGATCCCGGCGGACTCGCTGGCCCACCGGCTGGGCGAGGCGAGCCGGCTGCGGGTGACCTGGGAGCTGTCCGCGCTGTACGCGATCGGCTTCGGCGGAATCGTCGCGTTCGGGGTGTATCTGCCGACGTATCTGAAGACCTGGTACGAGATGTCACCGACCGAGGCGGGCACCAAGGCGGCGGGGTTCGCGCTGGTCACCGTCATCTTCCGGCCGATCGGCGGCTGGCTCTCGGACCGGGCGCATCCTGCCCTGGTCACGGCCGGGGCGCTGCTGCTGGCGGCGCTGATGGCCATCGTCCAGGCCTTCGACCCCCCGCTGGATCCGCTCGGCACGATCGCGCTGCTCTGCATGGCGGCCGGGCTCGGCACCGCGAGCGGAAGCGTCTTCGCCCTGGTCTCGCAGGTGACCCCGCAGGCCAAGGTGGGCAGCGTGACCGGCATCGTCGGCGCCATGGGCGGGCTCGGCGGATTCGTGCCGCCGCTGGTCATGGGGGCGATCTACAGCGCGAAGGACTCGTACTCGATCGGCTTCATGCTGCTCTCCGACCTGGCGCTGGCGGGTGCCGTGTACGCCTACGGCCGGATGCGGACCATCCAGCGCGACGGCTGA
- a CDS encoding acyl-CoA synthetase, whose translation MTSLLPALRGASGRTDSPEAVRFGEHVLTYAQLADASGSLAARIAGAGRVAVWATSTAETVVAVVAALRAGVPAVPLNPKTGERELAHIVADGAPSVVLAGADDVLPSALGGLVRLDVDTAARSQEAAGLPEPSSDSPALVVYTSGTTGPPKGAVLPRRAIAATLDALEDAWQWTGEDVLVHALPLFHVHGLILGVLGPLRRGGSVRHLGRFSPEGVARELRSGGTMLFGVPTMYHRLAGALDGPGGSGDLAKALAGARLLVSGSAALPVHDHERIAAATGRRVIERYGMTETLMNTGVRADGAPRAGTVGPPLPGVELRLVEEDGTVLQDTESIGEIQVRGPNLFTGYLNRPDATAAAFTEDGFFRTGDMATVDPDGYVRIVGRKATDLIKSGGYKIGAGEIENALLDHPGVREAAVTGEPDADLGERIVAWVVPADPGSPPDERELADHVARLLAPHKRPRVVRFLDVLPRNELGKIMKRSLGA comes from the coding sequence GTGACCTCTCTTCTGCCCGCGCTGCGCGGAGCGTCCGGCCGGACGGACTCCCCCGAGGCCGTCCGGTTCGGCGAACACGTCCTGACCTACGCACAGTTGGCCGATGCCTCCGGCTCGCTCGCCGCCCGGATCGCGGGGGCTGGGCGGGTCGCCGTCTGGGCCACGTCCACCGCGGAGACGGTGGTCGCCGTCGTGGCGGCACTGCGGGCGGGGGTGCCCGCCGTGCCACTCAACCCGAAGACCGGCGAGCGGGAACTGGCGCACATCGTCGCCGACGGCGCGCCTTCGGTGGTGCTGGCCGGGGCGGACGACGTACTGCCGTCCGCGCTGGGCGGCCTGGTGCGGCTGGACGTCGACACGGCCGCCCGTTCGCAGGAGGCCGCCGGCCTGCCCGAGCCCTCCTCGGACTCCCCCGCGCTGGTCGTCTACACCTCCGGCACGACGGGTCCGCCCAAGGGCGCCGTCCTGCCCCGCCGGGCGATCGCCGCGACGCTGGACGCGCTGGAGGACGCCTGGCAGTGGACCGGCGAGGACGTCCTGGTCCACGCCCTGCCGCTGTTCCATGTGCACGGCCTGATCCTCGGCGTCCTCGGCCCGCTGCGCCGGGGCGGCTCCGTGCGTCACCTCGGCCGGTTCTCGCCGGAGGGGGTGGCCCGGGAGCTGCGTTCCGGGGGGACGATGCTGTTCGGGGTGCCCACGATGTACCACCGGCTGGCAGGCGCGCTGGACGGCCCCGGCGGGTCCGGCGACCTCGCGAAGGCCCTGGCGGGCGCCCGGCTGCTGGTCTCGGGGTCGGCGGCGCTGCCGGTCCACGACCACGAACGGATCGCCGCCGCCACGGGCCGGAGGGTCATCGAGCGGTACGGGATGACGGAGACCCTGATGAACACGGGCGTACGGGCCGACGGCGCGCCGCGCGCCGGGACGGTCGGCCCGCCGCTGCCGGGCGTGGAGCTCAGGCTCGTCGAGGAGGACGGCACCGTGCTCCAGGACACCGAGTCGATCGGCGAGATCCAGGTGCGGGGCCCGAACCTCTTCACTGGCTATCTGAACCGGCCGGACGCCACGGCGGCCGCCTTCACCGAGGACGGCTTCTTCCGTACGGGCGACATGGCCACGGTCGACCCCGACGGGTACGTGCGGATCGTCGGGCGCAAGGCCACCGACCTCATCAAGAGCGGCGGCTACAAGATCGGTGCCGGTGAGATCGAGAACGCCCTGCTCGACCACCCCGGTGTGCGGGAGGCCGCCGTCACCGGTGAACCGGACGCGGACCTCGGCGAGCGGATCGTCGCCTGGGTGGTGCCTGCCGACCCCGGATCCCCTCCGGATGAGCGGGAGTTGGCGGACCATGTGGCCCGCCTGCTGGCACCGCACAAGCGCCCGCGCGTCGTCCGCTTTCTCGACGTACTGCCCCGCAACGAGCTGGGCAAGATCATGAAGAGGTCGCTCGGTGCCTGA
- a CDS encoding carboxyl transferase domain-containing protein codes for MPDPTCARLSAREAIAAVTGSFTEHRPAERAVPPDGPLGWSGYAESRARALARTGEEESVLYGTAVVGGRECVLVSFEFGFLGGSLGGRTGDRLEAAYALAGERRLPLVSLVATGGSRMQEGMIALIQLQRVAHASARLRAGGLAQIAVLRDPTTGGGWATVGAGSDVVLALPGAQIGFAGSRVRPADADPYAYTAEGQFAAGQVDAVVTPEELPGTLGRWLAALTAAGPARAAPVPGALSAAGLPATGWDAVEQARTAARPRAEAYLDAYFEDRLPLSGDRCGGRDPGLLVGVGLHAGSPVAYAAQCGTATRPAGYRTAARVIRLADRLGLPVLTLIDTPGAANDAEAERAGAGAAIADAFAAVAGARVPVTTLVIGEGGSGGALALAAPDNTHVTADSYFSVIAPELAAAILKRGPDEVRATADQLRLRPQDLVALGVARSVVGPAGPGS; via the coding sequence GTGCCTGACCCCACGTGCGCCCGCCTGTCGGCGCGGGAGGCGATCGCCGCGGTCACCGGGAGCTTCACGGAACACCGCCCGGCCGAGCGGGCCGTTCCGCCGGACGGACCGCTCGGCTGGAGCGGTTACGCGGAGTCCAGGGCGCGAGCCTTGGCGCGGACCGGCGAGGAGGAGTCCGTCCTGTACGGCACCGCCGTGGTCGGCGGCCGGGAGTGCGTCCTCGTTTCGTTCGAATTCGGCTTCCTGGGGGGCTCGTTGGGCGGCCGCACCGGGGACCGCCTGGAGGCCGCGTACGCGCTGGCGGGCGAGCGGCGGCTGCCGCTCGTCTCGCTCGTCGCGACCGGGGGCAGCCGGATGCAGGAGGGCATGATCGCGCTGATACAGCTTCAGCGGGTGGCCCACGCGTCCGCACGGCTGAGGGCCGGGGGGCTTGCGCAGATCGCGGTGCTGCGGGATCCGACGACCGGGGGCGGCTGGGCCACCGTGGGGGCGGGCTCCGACGTGGTGCTGGCGCTGCCCGGCGCGCAGATCGGCTTCGCGGGGTCCCGGGTGCGGCCCGCCGACGCTGATCCGTACGCGTACACCGCCGAGGGGCAGTTCGCGGCGGGCCAGGTCGACGCGGTCGTCACGCCGGAGGAGCTGCCGGGGACGCTGGGCCGCTGGCTGGCCGCGCTGACGGCCGCGGGGCCGGCGCGGGCGGCTCCCGTGCCGGGAGCGCTGTCGGCCGCGGGGCTGCCGGCGACCGGCTGGGATGCGGTGGAGCAGGCCAGGACGGCGGCGCGGCCACGGGCCGAGGCCTATCTGGACGCCTACTTCGAGGACCGGCTGCCTTTGAGCGGCGACCGGTGCGGCGGCAGGGATCCGGGGCTGCTCGTCGGCGTCGGCCTGCACGCCGGGAGCCCCGTGGCCTACGCCGCCCAGTGCGGCACCGCGACCCGCCCGGCGGGCTACCGCACGGCCGCCCGCGTGATCCGGCTCGCGGACCGGCTCGGCCTCCCCGTGCTGACCCTGATCGACACCCCGGGCGCCGCCAACGACGCGGAGGCGGAACGGGCGGGCGCGGGAGCCGCCATCGCCGACGCCTTCGCGGCGGTCGCCGGGGCCCGGGTCCCCGTGACGACACTGGTGATCGGCGAGGGCGGCTCCGGCGGCGCGCTGGCCCTGGCCGCGCCGGACAACACCCACGTCACGGCGGACAGCTACTTCTCGGTGATCGCGCCCGAACTGGCGGCGGCCATCCTGAAACGGGGCCCGGACGAGGTCCGGGCCACCGCCGACCAGCTCCGGCTGCGCCCCCAGGACCTGGTGGCGCTCGGAGTGGCCCGTTCGGTGGTCGGCCCCGCAGGACCGGGAAGCTGA
- a CDS encoding VOC family protein, which produces MAAESEGTPCWADGTFGDLEGAKRFYGELLGWTYADSMPEYGDYTQAYVDGKAVAALSPPMPGQEAPNAWCLYLASPDAAATTEKIREHGGQVLVEPMRVGDFGTMVLATDPGGAAFGVWQAGTHEGFQARTVPGAFAWAEIYTRDPEKADSFFRSVFGYGVKHLNDDAIDFSLYDLGADPVLGRMKMGEEFPPQVPAHLNVYFGVADCDAAVEKAKSLGAELRSGPMTIPFGRFASLTDPQGAVFSLFDPTTTGGEKPDVTDRS; this is translated from the coding sequence ATGGCCGCAGAATCCGAGGGCACTCCGTGCTGGGCCGACGGCACGTTCGGCGACCTCGAAGGGGCGAAGCGCTTCTACGGTGAGCTCCTGGGCTGGACGTACGCCGACTCGATGCCGGAGTACGGCGACTACACCCAGGCCTACGTGGACGGGAAGGCGGTCGCCGCGCTGTCGCCTCCCATGCCCGGCCAGGAGGCACCGAACGCCTGGTGTCTGTACCTCGCGTCCCCGGACGCCGCCGCCACCACCGAGAAGATCCGCGAGCACGGTGGCCAGGTGCTGGTGGAACCGATGCGGGTCGGCGACTTCGGGACGATGGTGCTGGCCACCGACCCCGGCGGGGCCGCGTTCGGGGTGTGGCAGGCCGGCACCCACGAGGGATTCCAGGCCCGGACGGTGCCCGGCGCCTTCGCCTGGGCCGAGATCTACACCCGGGACCCGGAGAAGGCGGACTCGTTCTTCCGGTCCGTCTTCGGATACGGCGTGAAGCACCTGAACGACGACGCGATCGACTTCTCGCTCTACGACCTGGGCGCCGACCCGGTGCTCGGCCGGATGAAGATGGGTGAGGAGTTCCCTCCCCAGGTGCCGGCCCATCTGAACGTCTACTTCGGCGTGGCCGACTGCGACGCGGCGGTGGAGAAGGCGAAGTCGCTCGGGGCGGAGCTCCGCTCCGGCCCGATGACCATCCCGTTCGGCCGGTTCGCGTCCCTGACGGACCCGCAGGGCGCGGTGTTCTCGCTGTTCGACCCCACGACGACCGGGGGCGAGAAGCCGGACGTCACGGACCGCTCCTGA
- a CDS encoding MFS transporter — MTETAEQGVSRTRILADLTPLRSSPDYRRLWFGNTVSWIGQGMTALAVSLQVYDITGSAFSVGLIGLCSLVPLVLLGLYSGAVADTVDRRKLGLFSATGSFLLSLVLAAVTFAGVEHVGLLYAVVALQAVCFALNSPARSSMIARLLPAEQLPAANALNAMTSTTGGLAGPMLGGLIVGWWGYRAAYTVDAITFTASLYAMWRLPSMLPDRAPGEKGARRASVMDGLRFLGTRPNLRMTFFSDLSAMVLAHPRALFPVVAVVWFGGDAKTTGLLVAAPALGALLGSVFSGWLGRVRRHGLAVLIAVACWGGAIAAFGLTRQLWPGLVLLAIAGCADSISMVFRNTMLQAAVPDDMRGRLQGVFIVVVAGGPRLGDLVAGSVADLTSPAVAVTGGGVACVLVVCLLALRWRGFARYDARDPQP, encoded by the coding sequence GTGACCGAAACAGCCGAACAAGGTGTATCCCGCACCCGCATACTCGCCGACCTGACGCCACTGCGTTCCTCCCCCGACTACCGGCGGCTCTGGTTCGGGAACACCGTTTCCTGGATCGGGCAGGGCATGACGGCGCTGGCCGTCTCCCTCCAGGTCTACGACATCACCGGGTCCGCGTTCTCCGTCGGGCTGATCGGTCTCTGCTCCCTCGTCCCCCTGGTGCTCCTCGGGCTGTACAGCGGAGCCGTCGCCGACACCGTCGACCGGCGCAAACTGGGGCTCTTCAGCGCCACCGGGTCGTTCCTGCTCTCCCTCGTGCTGGCCGCGGTGACCTTCGCCGGGGTCGAGCACGTGGGGCTGCTCTACGCGGTCGTCGCCCTCCAGGCCGTGTGCTTCGCGCTCAACTCCCCGGCCCGGAGCTCGATGATCGCCCGGCTGCTCCCGGCCGAACAGCTGCCCGCAGCCAACGCGCTCAACGCCATGACGTCCACCACCGGCGGCCTCGCGGGCCCGATGCTCGGCGGTCTCATCGTCGGCTGGTGGGGCTACCGGGCGGCGTACACCGTCGACGCCATCACCTTCACGGCCTCGCTGTACGCGATGTGGCGGCTGCCCTCGATGCTGCCCGACCGGGCCCCGGGGGAGAAGGGGGCCCGGCGGGCGTCCGTCATGGACGGCCTGCGCTTCCTCGGCACCAGGCCCAATCTCCGGATGACCTTCTTCAGCGACCTGAGCGCCATGGTGCTCGCCCACCCCCGCGCCCTCTTCCCCGTGGTCGCCGTGGTCTGGTTCGGCGGCGACGCGAAGACCACCGGGCTCCTGGTCGCCGCCCCGGCGCTGGGGGCACTGCTCGGCAGCGTCTTCTCCGGGTGGCTGGGCCGCGTCCGCCGGCACGGGCTCGCGGTGCTGATCGCCGTGGCCTGCTGGGGCGGAGCCATCGCCGCGTTCGGGCTCACCCGGCAGCTGTGGCCCGGACTGGTCCTGCTCGCGATCGCCGGGTGCGCGGACTCCATATCCATGGTCTTCCGCAACACCATGCTCCAGGCGGCGGTGCCGGACGACATGCGCGGGCGGCTGCAGGGCGTGTTCATCGTCGTCGTGGCGGGCGGCCCACGGCTCGGCGACCTGGTGGCCGGTTCCGTGGCCGACCTGACCTCACCGGCCGTGGCGGTGACCGGCGGCGGCGTCGCATGCGTGCTGGTGGTGTGCCTGCTGGCGCTTCGCTGGCGAGGCTTCGCCCGGTACGACGCACGCGATCCGCAGCCGTAG
- a CDS encoding DUF3817 domain-containing protein, which produces MNVPPRPLRIAAHAELVSLAVLLANVATAHLRPVSSLMGPAHGCAYLFVVIATWRLGRATTAVRAVAVVPGIGGLLALRLLGRRPGPAPAPQGGRYHPL; this is translated from the coding sequence ATGAACGTGCCCCCGCGCCCCCTGCGTATCGCCGCACACGCCGAACTCGTCTCGCTCGCCGTCCTGCTGGCCAACGTCGCCACCGCCCACCTCCGCCCCGTCTCCTCGCTGATGGGCCCCGCCCACGGCTGCGCCTACCTGTTCGTCGTCATCGCGACCTGGCGTCTCGGACGGGCCACGACCGCCGTGAGGGCCGTCGCGGTCGTTCCCGGCATCGGGGGCCTCCTGGCCCTTCGCCTGCTCGGTCGCCGCCCCGGGCCGGCGCCGGCTCCCCAAGGGGGCCGTTACCATCCCCTGTGA
- a CDS encoding DJ-1/PfpI family protein — translation MHAQIVLFDGFDPLDVIAPYEVLHAGGTASGGLVSVELVSAEGPREVVSGTGGLALRATAGLAPARAGLVLVPGASGRVGGPGEIPDHDFGAGQRRQDESIPVLLGRTLTTELPALLKAAMDDPDVTVCSVCGGSLVLAMAGLLEGRHATTHHMGLDMLDATGVHAVRARVVDDGDVVTGAGVTSGLDLALHLLEREVGPRVAHAVEELFAHERRGIVWRDRGPAAAAL, via the coding sequence ATGCACGCCCAGATCGTCCTGTTCGACGGGTTCGACCCCCTCGACGTCATCGCTCCGTACGAAGTGCTCCACGCCGGCGGCACCGCCTCCGGCGGCCTGGTGAGCGTGGAGCTCGTCTCCGCCGAGGGACCTCGCGAGGTGGTCAGCGGCACCGGGGGCCTCGCGCTGCGCGCCACGGCCGGTCTGGCCCCCGCGCGGGCCGGTCTGGTCCTCGTTCCCGGGGCCTCGGGGCGCGTCGGCGGGCCCGGTGAGATCCCGGACCACGACTTCGGCGCCGGGCAGAGGCGGCAGGACGAATCCATCCCGGTGCTGCTGGGCCGCACCCTGACCACCGAGCTTCCCGCACTGCTGAAGGCGGCGATGGACGACCCCGACGTCACCGTCTGCTCGGTCTGCGGCGGTTCGCTGGTCCTGGCCATGGCCGGCCTTCTGGAGGGCCGCCACGCCACCACCCACCACATGGGTCTGGACATGCTCGACGCCACCGGCGTCCACGCGGTGCGGGCGCGCGTCGTCGACGACGGTGACGTCGTCACCGGAGCCGGCGTCACCTCCGGACTCGACCTTGCCCTCCACCTCCTGGAGCGGGAGGTGGGGCCACGGGTCGCCCACGCCGTCGAGGAACTCTTCGCCCACGAGCGGCGCGGCATCGTCTGGCGTGACCGGGGACCGGCGGCCGCCGCCCTCTGA
- a CDS encoding AraC family transcriptional regulator, whose product MHTVAVLALDQVIPFDLSTPIEVFTRTRLPDGRPGYQVRVCAAGQETDAGSFTLRAPWGLDGLRGADTIIVPGTADPTVPLDPAVRDALRAAARDGTRIASICSGTFPLAATGLLDGLRATTHWIAADLLAAAYPAVEVDPAVLYVDNGQILTSAGAAAGMDLCLHMIRRDYGSAVAADAARLSVMPLEREGGQAQFIVHDYAPTPQGSTLEPLLVWLQDNLAADLTLADIAAQAGTSTRTLIRRFREQTGTTPLQWLHRARIRQAQHLLESTHHTVERIGAQVGFGSPTAFRDRFRKTTGVSPHSYRRAFS is encoded by the coding sequence ATGCATACCGTCGCCGTCCTGGCACTGGACCAGGTGATCCCGTTCGACCTCTCCACCCCGATCGAGGTCTTCACCCGCACCCGCCTCCCGGACGGCCGCCCCGGCTATCAGGTCCGCGTGTGTGCCGCGGGGCAGGAGACCGACGCGGGTTCCTTCACCCTGCGCGCGCCCTGGGGGCTGGACGGGCTCAGGGGCGCGGACACGATCATCGTGCCCGGCACCGCCGACCCCACCGTCCCGCTCGATCCGGCCGTCCGCGACGCGCTGCGGGCCGCCGCCCGGGACGGCACGCGGATCGCCTCCATCTGCTCGGGCACCTTCCCCCTGGCCGCCACGGGACTTCTGGACGGGTTGCGGGCCACCACGCACTGGATCGCGGCCGACCTGCTGGCGGCCGCCTACCCGGCCGTCGAGGTCGACCCCGCCGTCCTGTACGTCGACAACGGCCAGATCCTCACATCGGCGGGGGCGGCCGCCGGCATGGATCTCTGCCTGCACATGATCCGCAGGGACTACGGCTCCGCCGTCGCCGCCGACGCGGCGCGGCTGTCGGTGATGCCGCTGGAACGCGAGGGCGGGCAGGCTCAGTTCATCGTCCACGACTACGCGCCCACCCCTCAGGGCAGCACGCTGGAACCCCTCCTCGTCTGGCTCCAGGACAACCTCGCCGCCGACCTCACCCTCGCCGACATCGCCGCCCAGGCCGGAACCAGCACCCGGACGCTGATCCGCCGGTTCCGCGAGCAGACGGGCACAACGCCGCTCCAGTGGCTCCACCGGGCCCGCATCCGCCAGGCCCAGCACCTCCTGGAGTCCACCCACCACACCGTGGAACGCATCGGTGCCCAGGTCGGGTTCGGCTCCCCGACCGCCTTCCGCGACCGCTTCAGGAAGACGACCGGTGTCAGCCCGCACAGCTACCGGCGCGCCTTCAGCTGA